The following are from one region of the Abiotrophia defectiva ATCC 49176 genome:
- a CDS encoding purine-nucleoside phosphorylase, whose product MFTETIQYLKDQGLTYPQVGLILGSGLGELAEDVENAIRIPYENIPNFPVSTVAGHAGQLVYGDLAGKKVLILQGRFHYYEGYDLNTVTYPVRIFKELGVETVIVTNAAGGINTSFQPGDLMIITDHLNLAGNNPLIGANLDAHGPRFVDLTETYSLRGQAILRQAAAKEGIHLQQGVYTWVTGPSYETPAEIRYMRTIGGDAVGMSTVPEAIVAKHCGMEVLGISCITNLASGMQSSLNHEEVMEISAKVKPHFKNLIKNTLALL is encoded by the coding sequence ATGTTTACAGAAACCATTCAATACTTAAAAGACCAGGGTTTAACTTATCCACAAGTTGGTTTAATCCTAGGTAGTGGCCTTGGAGAGCTTGCTGAAGATGTGGAAAATGCTATCCGCATTCCATATGAAAATATTCCTAATTTTCCAGTCTCTACAGTTGCTGGCCATGCTGGTCAATTAGTTTATGGGGACTTGGCAGGTAAAAAAGTCTTGATTTTACAGGGCCGTTTCCATTATTATGAAGGTTATGATTTGAACACTGTGACTTATCCAGTTCGTATCTTCAAGGAACTTGGGGTAGAAACTGTGATTGTAACTAATGCAGCAGGTGGGATTAATACTTCATTCCAACCAGGCGACTTAATGATTATTACGGATCACCTTAACTTGGCAGGCAACAATCCACTGATTGGCGCAAACTTAGATGCTCATGGCCCACGTTTTGTTGACTTAACAGAGACTTATAGCTTGCGAGGTCAAGCCATCTTACGTCAAGCCGCTGCCAAAGAAGGAATTCATCTCCAACAAGGGGTCTACACTTGGGTTACCGGGCCGTCTTATGAGACGCCTGCTGAAATTCGCTACATGCGGACCATTGGTGGTGATGCAGTTGGAATGTCAACCGTGCCAGAAGCCATTGTGGCTAAACATTGTGGTATGGAAGTCTTAGGGATTTCATGCATTACCAACTTAGCAAGTGGCATGCAGTCTAGCCTCAACCATGAGGAAGTCATGGAAATCTCTGCTAAGGTAAAACCACACTTTAAGAACTTAATTAAAAATACCCTAGCTTTACTTTAA
- the scpB gene encoding SMC-Scp complex subunit ScpB — MELITRLHGIIFVTGIEGVSRKDLAASLQVPLNQVTEALQQLQLNLQEDPLSPVELVNYNDQYRLVTKSELAPDVESYAHSPFTQKLSRAAVETLAIVAYRQPITRMGIDEIRGVSSITMLQKLLARDLIREVGRLEAPGRPVLYGVTDYFMDYFGLKSLEDLPNIEPLNLNDEVTSDELFNTKQWQISLDDEASYQDAPFLDSDLEEGEED, encoded by the coding sequence ATGGAATTAATTACCCGCCTGCATGGCATTATCTTTGTAACAGGAATTGAAGGGGTCAGTCGTAAAGATTTGGCGGCTAGCCTTCAGGTGCCCTTAAATCAAGTGACAGAGGCCTTGCAACAACTACAATTGAATTTACAGGAAGACCCACTGTCACCTGTAGAGTTGGTTAACTACAATGACCAATACCGTCTGGTGACTAAGTCTGAGTTGGCGCCTGATGTGGAGTCCTATGCTCACTCGCCCTTTACCCAGAAGCTCAGTCGTGCTGCCGTTGAGACGTTAGCTATTGTAGCTTATCGCCAGCCTATTACCCGTATGGGGATTGATGAGATTCGTGGCGTGTCCAGTATTACTATGCTACAAAAGTTACTTGCCCGCGACTTGATTCGTGAGGTTGGTCGACTCGAAGCACCGGGGCGTCCAGTTCTCTATGGGGTAACAGATTACTTTATGGACTATTTCGGTCTCAAGTCTTTAGAAGATTTACCAAATATTGAGCCACTTAACCTCAATGATGAGGTCACTTCGGATGAATTATTTAATACTAAGCAATGGCAGATTAGTCTAGATGACGAGGCGTCTTATCAGGATGCGCCATTTCTTGATTCCGATTTAGAAGAAGGGGAGGAGGATTAG
- a CDS encoding histidine phosphatase family protein — translation MTKGVTFYFVRHGETYLNRLGRFQGWADAPLTPEGLEIVHQSGRGLADVKFDAVYTSDLGRTIKTAQILLEENHHSQDLTITPMPEFREVFFGYYEGLEAQSVWRDMIAETNHELGLPRDAGIQVEATMNKMKASDPTGLAENYLEFWHRVETGLLELLNRHAGSDHKILVVCHGLTIQNLIHGLVADFELGDPLANASVTTVKYLHGQFQLIAYNQTEHFKDMVDVMELL, via the coding sequence ATGACTAAAGGTGTTACTTTCTACTTCGTCAGACATGGCGAAACCTATCTCAATCGTTTGGGACGTTTCCAAGGCTGGGCTGATGCCCCTCTGACCCCAGAAGGCTTGGAAATTGTCCATCAATCAGGCCGTGGACTTGCGGACGTCAAGTTCGATGCTGTCTATACGAGCGATTTGGGTCGGACCATCAAAACGGCTCAGATTTTATTAGAAGAAAATCACCATAGCCAAGATTTAACCATTACCCCCATGCCAGAATTCCGCGAAGTCTTCTTCGGCTACTACGAAGGACTCGAAGCACAATCTGTCTGGCGGGACATGATTGCTGAAACCAATCATGAATTGGGACTACCACGTGATGCTGGCATCCAAGTAGAGGCGACCATGAACAAGATGAAGGCCTCTGATCCAACTGGCTTGGCAGAAAACTATCTAGAATTCTGGCATCGTGTTGAAACAGGTCTCCTAGAGCTCTTAAATCGCCATGCTGGCAGTGACCACAAAATATTGGTAGTCTGTCATGGTCTGACTATTCAGAATCTCATCCATGGTCTAGTAGCGGATTTCGAGTTGGGCGACCCCTTAGCCAACGCCTCCGTAACAACCGTTAAATACCTACATGGCCAATTTCAGCTCATTGCCTATAATCAGACTGAGCACTTTAAGGACATGGTGGATGTCATGGAGCTTTTGTAG
- a CDS encoding ECF transporter S component, protein MKNMRLTRQVLLAILGAWAVVFRLLDFPLLPSAPFLKFDFSDVPVFIGLLINGPIGAAVVAFIRDFIEYLRKGGEAGIPLGVSMSFIGTMTMMLILHFYLRRKKGTWQLEQIVLTCISLAFSLTLVMSLLNYFIALPIYVEVMHWPIKNMIEMVLVAIVPFNLLKGAILGIIIALVYNQFKAYLIKRGLLLASYQ, encoded by the coding sequence ATGAAAAACATGCGATTGACACGTCAAGTATTACTGGCTATTTTAGGGGCCTGGGCAGTGGTTTTCCGACTGCTCGATTTTCCCTTGTTGCCATCGGCACCTTTTCTTAAGTTCGACTTTAGTGATGTGCCGGTCTTCATCGGGCTCTTGATTAATGGACCAATTGGGGCTGCAGTGGTAGCCTTTATCCGCGATTTCATTGAATATCTGCGTAAGGGTGGAGAAGCTGGCATCCCGCTAGGGGTCAGCATGAGTTTCATTGGCACCATGACCATGATGTTGATTCTGCATTTTTACCTGCGCCGCAAGAAGGGCACTTGGCAACTTGAACAGATTGTGCTCACATGTATCAGCTTGGCCTTTAGCTTGACTTTGGTCATGAGCTTGCTCAATTATTTCATTGCGCTTCCTATCTATGTAGAGGTCATGCATTGGCCAATCAAAAATATGATAGAAATGGTCTTAGTAGCCATTGTGCCATTTAACTTACTTAAGGGAGCTATCTTAGGAATTATCATCGCCTTGGTTTACAACCAATTCAAGGCTTATCTGATTAAGAGAGGGCTCTTGCTAGCTAGCTACCAATAA
- a CDS encoding HU family DNA-binding protein codes for MANKAELVEKVAAKTNLTKKDVTATVEALFETIQETLSKGEKVQVIGFGTFEVRERAARKGRNPQTGKEIKIAASKVPGFKAGKALKDAVK; via the coding sequence ATGGCAAACAAAGCTGAATTAGTAGAAAAAGTAGCAGCTAAAACTAACTTAACTAAGAAAGATGTAACAGCAACTGTTGAAGCGTTGTTCGAAACCATCCAAGAAACTTTATCAAAAGGCGAAAAAGTTCAAGTAATCGGCTTCGGTACTTTCGAAGTACGTGAACGTGCAGCTCGTAAAGGCCGCAACCCACAAACTGGTAAAGAAATCAAAATCGCTGCAAGCAAGGTTCCAGGTTTCAAAGCTGGTAAAGCCTTGAAAGACGCTGTTAAATAA
- the deoB gene encoding phosphopentomutase, which produces MKFKRIHLIVLDSVGIGEAPDAADFNDLGSHTLGHIAEVAGLKVPHMVELGLANIEPLAGLTPVASSKGYWTKLEEVSAGKDTMTGHWEIMGLKIETPFRVFPDGFPDELIERIEAFSGRKVVCNAPASGTEVLEQYGEHQMKTGDLIVYTSADSVLQIAAHEDIIPLEELYRICEYAREITLEDPYMLGRIIARPYIGTPGNWTRTANRHDYALSPFADTTLDFLKAGGYDVISIGKINDIFNTKGITDAVRTKSNMDGVDQLLKIMDRDFTGLSFTNLVDFDAIYGHRRNTEGYAQALEDFDNRLPEIYSKLGQDDLLLITADHGNDPTYSGTDHTREYVPILAYSPSFTQAGELKARYYSDIAATISDNFGVAKTEQGSSFLSQLN; this is translated from the coding sequence ATGAAATTCAAACGTATTCATTTAATCGTCTTAGATTCTGTTGGGATTGGTGAAGCTCCAGATGCTGCAGACTTTAACGATTTAGGGAGCCATACCCTAGGCCATATCGCAGAAGTTGCGGGCCTCAAAGTCCCTCACATGGTTGAATTAGGTTTGGCTAATATTGAACCTTTAGCTGGCTTGACACCTGTGGCATCCTCCAAGGGTTACTGGACTAAGTTAGAAGAAGTTTCAGCTGGTAAGGACACTATGACCGGTCACTGGGAAATCATGGGGCTTAAAATTGAAACACCATTCCGCGTCTTCCCTGATGGTTTTCCTGATGAACTAATCGAGCGTATTGAAGCCTTTTCTGGTCGTAAGGTGGTCTGCAATGCCCCGGCTTCTGGTACTGAAGTGCTTGAACAATATGGGGAACATCAAATGAAGACAGGGGACCTAATTGTTTATACCTCTGCAGACTCTGTCTTGCAAATTGCCGCCCATGAAGACATTATTCCATTAGAAGAACTTTATCGCATTTGTGAGTATGCTCGTGAGATTACCTTAGAAGATCCTTACATGTTGGGACGTATTATTGCTCGCCCATACATTGGGACTCCTGGCAACTGGACTCGTACTGCCAATCGTCATGACTATGCCTTAAGTCCTTTTGCGGATACAACGCTGGACTTCCTGAAGGCAGGCGGATATGATGTGATTTCCATCGGGAAAATCAACGACATCTTCAATACTAAGGGGATTACGGATGCCGTTCGGACCAAGTCTAACATGGACGGGGTAGATCAACTGCTGAAGATTATGGACCGTGACTTTACCGGTTTGTCCTTCACTAACTTAGTGGACTTCGATGCCATCTATGGTCACCGCCGCAACACAGAAGGTTACGCCCAAGCTTTAGAAGATTTCGACAACCGCTTGCCAGAAATCTATAGCAAGCTAGGCCAAGATGATTTACTTTTGATTACTGCTGACCACGGTAACGACCCAACCTATAGTGGAACCGACCATACCCGTGAATATGTGCCAATTCTGGCCTACAGCCCATCCTTCACGCAAGCAGGTGAGCTCAAGGCGCGTTACTATAGTGATATCGCAGCCACCATTTCTGATAACTTCGGTGTTGCCAAGACCGAACAAGGTTCTTCATTCTTAAGTCAATTAAATTAG
- a CDS encoding segregation and condensation protein A, translating to MPKNTKNLKGHQGQDSSVTKDKQQLKLQLASFQGPFDLLLHLIKQMKVDINDIPMAEITSQYLAYLHSMQELELDQAGDYLVMAATLLEIKSRLLLPIEPDAELDGDYEPGDPRQVLVQQLLLYQQFQDVSSLLEMRQEARAALFSKQADDLSDYQDQIPLQEGEISLDQLVARMQDVLARQLARQPLERQIHHDPLTVEQKMDDILARLGRLERQERLSFEQLIDKASRPEIITTFMALLELVRKQFIVFYQAEALAPIEIEKIDGVE from the coding sequence ATGCCCAAGAACACCAAGAATCTTAAAGGTCATCAGGGGCAAGATAGCTCCGTGACCAAGGACAAGCAGCAACTCAAGCTCCAATTGGCCTCTTTTCAGGGGCCCTTTGACTTGTTATTGCACTTAATTAAACAGATGAAAGTGGATATTAATGATATCCCTATGGCCGAAATTACCAGTCAGTACTTGGCTTATCTTCACTCCATGCAAGAGTTAGAGTTAGATCAAGCCGGCGATTACTTAGTGATGGCTGCCACGCTCTTGGAAATCAAGAGTCGTCTGCTCCTACCTATTGAGCCGGATGCTGAATTGGATGGCGACTATGAGCCTGGCGACCCACGTCAAGTGTTGGTGCAACAACTGCTCTTGTATCAACAATTCCAAGATGTGTCCTCACTACTAGAAATGCGCCAAGAAGCTCGTGCAGCGCTCTTTTCTAAACAAGCAGATGACTTGTCGGACTATCAGGATCAAATACCGCTACAAGAAGGGGAAATTAGCCTGGATCAACTGGTGGCACGTATGCAAGATGTCTTGGCCCGCCAACTAGCTCGTCAACCCTTGGAACGCCAAATTCATCATGATCCTTTGACAGTTGAGCAGAAGATGGATGATATTTTAGCGCGTTTGGGACGACTAGAGCGGCAAGAACGCTTGTCTTTTGAACAGTTGATTGACAAGGCCAGTCGCCCGGAGATTATCACGACCTTTATGGCGCTTCTGGAGCTAGTCCGTAAGCAGTTCATTGTTTTCTACCAGGCCGAAGCCTTGGCACCAATTGAAATTGAAAAAATAGACGGAGTCGAATAG
- a CDS encoding ferredoxin, translating to MSKLIIQSERCIACGKCYLNYPQVFDCEDDGIAFVQEDATEQDQKMARSAIFDCPTRAIEEVDHTPSPSQ from the coding sequence ATGTCTAAGTTAATTATTCAATCAGAAAGATGCATTGCCTGTGGCAAGTGTTATCTCAATTATCCACAAGTTTTTGATTGTGAAGATGACGGGATAGCCTTTGTGCAAGAAGATGCCACTGAGCAAGATCAGAAAATGGCACGTTCTGCCATCTTCGATTGTCCCACTCGCGCTATTGAAGAAGTCGATCATACCCCTTCTCCATCTCAGTAG
- a CDS encoding LysM domain-containing protein, translating into MSEEQKSNFDQENLNESSNRSSETSSRFRMPWNNKFGEDENLKNRQYSRSARNQPEREATTLSKVLLFMVICVCIVPFILFFWVNASRPQNPSPRTASQVSISRAESSSASSSSTSESSSALASASSIESKASESGQGLNNQQGEHPNQNQQGQQQGQNQQGQQQGQNQQGQQQGQNQQGQQQQNQGGTTYVVQAGDSWYRIAANNGVSLDALLAANGATVETTILPGQTIVIP; encoded by the coding sequence ATGTCTGAAGAACAAAAATCAAATTTCGATCAAGAGAATTTGAATGAATCATCAAATCGATCATCGGAAACGTCAAGCAGATTTAGAATGCCTTGGAACAACAAATTTGGTGAAGACGAAAACTTAAAAAACCGCCAATATTCACGATCAGCTCGTAACCAACCAGAACGTGAGGCAACTACCTTATCCAAGGTCTTGCTCTTTATGGTTATCTGCGTATGTATTGTACCATTTATCCTCTTCTTCTGGGTCAATGCGTCACGTCCACAGAATCCATCACCACGGACTGCTTCACAAGTATCAATCTCTCGTGCCGAAAGTTCAAGTGCAAGCTCTAGCAGCACTAGTGAATCTAGTTCTGCTCTTGCCTCAGCTTCAAGCATTGAGTCAAAAGCAAGTGAATCTGGTCAAGGCTTGAATAACCAGCAAGGTGAACATCCTAACCAAAACCAACAAGGCCAACAACAAGGCCAAAACCAACAAGGCCAACAACAAGGCCAAAACCAGCAAGGCCAACAACAGGGTCAAAACCAACAAGGTCAGCAACAGCAAAACCAAGGTGGTACGACTTATGTGGTACAAGCAGGGGATTCTTGGTACCGGATTGCAGCCAATAATGGGGTTTCTCTAGATGCCTTGTTAGCTGCTAATGGTGCGACGGTTGAAACAACCATCTTACCTGGTCAAACCATTGTTATCCCATAA
- the rpsA gene encoding 30S ribosomal protein S1, translating into MTETVENQQLQTMEDALDSVLDIKPGDVVKGDVLAFEDNQVRVSIKESGGLEGVIPRRELSAKPFNEFTEVVNIGDEVEVVVLKPIRDKENGNFLLSRKRLESKKVWAELKEKFDNKEIITAPVKEAVKGGLVVDLGLRAFVPASMVDSFYVEDLKVYVGQTLDFVIVELDEKENRLILSHKEIAERERAEKRAAALANLVEGSIVEGTVARLTNFGAFVNLGDVDGLVHLSRISHSHIRKPGDVLNVGDKVNVKVLSVNPEDGRVSLSIKDTLEGPWENIQEKAGEGTVLKGTVKRLTDFGAFVEVLPGVEGLVHISQISHEHIATPGEKLQEGQEVDVKVLSVNPEDQRLSLSIKALLERPARPEGEVSDKPKRESKPRKPRAKAEPAPTIVAEAEGFTLGDVLAGAFGDLNTEE; encoded by the coding sequence ATGACAGAAACTGTAGAAAACCAACAATTACAAACAATGGAGGATGCTTTGGATAGCGTCTTAGACATCAAACCTGGTGATGTCGTAAAAGGGGACGTCTTGGCTTTTGAAGATAACCAAGTACGTGTCTCAATTAAAGAAAGTGGCGGTTTAGAAGGTGTAATTCCACGTCGTGAACTTTCAGCAAAACCATTCAACGAATTTACTGAAGTGGTAAACATCGGTGACGAAGTTGAAGTAGTGGTTTTAAAACCAATCCGTGATAAAGAAAACGGGAACTTCTTACTCTCAAGAAAACGCCTTGAGTCTAAGAAAGTATGGGCAGAGCTCAAAGAAAAATTCGATAACAAAGAAATCATCACAGCACCTGTTAAAGAAGCTGTTAAAGGTGGTTTAGTAGTAGATTTAGGCTTACGTGCTTTCGTGCCAGCTTCTATGGTTGATTCTTTCTACGTAGAAGATCTTAAAGTATACGTAGGTCAAACCTTAGACTTTGTCATCGTTGAACTTGATGAAAAAGAAAACCGTTTAATCCTCTCTCACAAAGAAATCGCTGAACGCGAACGTGCAGAGAAACGTGCAGCTGCTTTAGCTAACTTGGTAGAAGGTTCTATCGTTGAAGGGACAGTTGCTCGCTTAACTAACTTTGGTGCTTTCGTTAACTTGGGCGATGTAGATGGTTTGGTTCACTTGAGCCGCATCTCTCACTCTCACATCCGCAAACCAGGCGATGTGTTGAACGTAGGCGACAAAGTAAATGTTAAAGTTCTTTCAGTTAACCCAGAAGATGGCCGTGTATCTCTCTCTATCAAGGATACTTTAGAAGGTCCATGGGAAAACATCCAAGAAAAAGCTGGTGAAGGGACTGTCCTCAAAGGGACTGTTAAACGCTTGACTGACTTTGGTGCTTTCGTAGAAGTTTTACCTGGCGTAGAAGGTTTGGTGCACATTTCTCAAATCTCTCATGAGCACATTGCAACTCCAGGTGAGAAATTACAAGAAGGTCAAGAAGTTGACGTGAAAGTATTGAGCGTTAACCCAGAAGACCAACGTTTATCATTGTCTATCAAGGCTTTGTTGGAACGCCCAGCACGCCCTGAAGGCGAAGTAAGCGACAAGCCAAAACGCGAATCAAAACCACGTAAACCTAGAGCTAAAGCTGAACCAGCTCCTACCATCGTAGCAGAAGCTGAAGGTTTCACTTTAGGTGATGTGTTAGCTGGTGCTTTCGGCGACCTTAACACCGAAGAATAA
- the der gene encoding ribosome biogenesis GTPase Der, with protein sequence MSMPTVALVGRPNVGKSTIFNRLVGERLSIVEDYPGVTRDRIYATGKWLGREFRVIDTGGIDMIDEPLMDQVRYQADIAMEEADVIVFLTSMQEGLTDADEAIAHRLHRTNKPVVLAVNKADNPEMRQMVYDFYALGHGDPYPISGSHGTGLGDLLDAVVSYFPTDLSEAEEEDVIKFCFIGRPNVGKSSLVNAILKEERVIVSNIEGTTREAVDTHFTDEEGTRYTMIDTAGIRKRGKVYENTEKYSVLRAMSAIERSDIVCLVLDAETGIREQDKKVAGYAYEAGKGMVILVNKWDAVDKSDKLFETFTKEIRAHFQYLTFAPILFVSAHTGQRLNKLPELLKTIYDNRHRRIQSSVLNDVLMDAVAMNPTPTDKGRRLKIYYLTQVAVNPPTFVAFVNDVELMHFSYERFLENQLRQSFYFEGTPIKLITRARQ encoded by the coding sequence ATGTCCATGCCAACCGTGGCCCTCGTAGGCCGCCCAAATGTGGGGAAGTCCACAATATTTAACCGATTGGTGGGGGAGAGACTCTCCATTGTTGAAGATTATCCAGGAGTGACGCGTGACCGTATCTATGCGACGGGTAAATGGTTAGGCCGTGAATTCCGTGTCATTGATACCGGTGGGATTGATATGATTGATGAGCCTCTTATGGATCAAGTGCGCTACCAAGCTGATATTGCCATGGAAGAGGCAGATGTCATTGTTTTCTTGACTAGCATGCAAGAAGGTTTGACGGATGCAGATGAGGCCATCGCCCATCGCTTGCACCGAACTAATAAGCCAGTTGTCCTGGCTGTCAATAAGGCAGATAACCCAGAAATGCGCCAAATGGTCTATGATTTTTATGCCTTGGGGCATGGCGATCCCTATCCTATTTCCGGTTCCCATGGGACGGGTTTAGGAGATCTCTTGGATGCAGTTGTGAGCTATTTTCCAACAGACTTATCTGAAGCTGAGGAAGAAGATGTCATCAAGTTCTGCTTTATTGGTCGTCCTAATGTCGGTAAGTCCAGTTTAGTTAACGCCATTCTTAAGGAAGAGCGGGTCATCGTCTCCAATATTGAAGGGACCACGCGTGAAGCAGTCGATACCCATTTCACAGATGAAGAGGGGACGCGCTATACCATGATTGACACTGCCGGTATTCGTAAGCGAGGCAAGGTCTACGAAAACACTGAAAAGTATTCAGTGCTGCGGGCCATGTCCGCCATTGAACGTTCCGATATTGTCTGCTTGGTTTTAGATGCTGAGACTGGGATTCGGGAACAAGATAAGAAGGTAGCTGGATATGCCTATGAGGCAGGTAAGGGCATGGTCATTCTGGTCAATAAATGGGATGCAGTAGACAAGAGTGATAAACTCTTTGAGACCTTTACCAAGGAGATTCGTGCGCATTTCCAATACTTGACTTTTGCGCCAATCCTCTTCGTTAGTGCTCATACAGGCCAACGTCTCAATAAATTGCCTGAACTCTTGAAGACCATCTACGATAATCGTCACCGTCGCATTCAATCTTCAGTCTTGAACGATGTCTTAATGGATGCAGTCGCTATGAACCCAACCCCAACAGATAAAGGCCGTCGCCTCAAGATTTACTACTTAACTCAAGTGGCTGTCAACCCACCAACCTTCGTGGCTTTTGTTAATGATGTTGAGCTCATGCACTTCTCTTATGAGCGTTTCTTAGAGAACCAATTGCGTCAATCATTTTATTTTGAGGGAACCCCGATTAAATTGATTACGAGAGCGCGACAATAA
- the cmk gene encoding (d)CMP kinase: MTHLTIAIDGPASSGKSTVAKLLAGQLGITYIDTGAMYRAVTLAAQRQGVSVDDQAALENLLAQLDLSFRRQDGVQHVYLGEEDVSSAIRSVAVTQAVSEVSAQPQVREALVAMQQAMAAKESVVMDGRDIGTVVLPNASIKFFFVADVAVRAARRYKENLERGMTDQTLAEIEADIEARDLYDSTREHSPLKQAEDAILVDTSHETLDSLLTKLTEMIQKRM; this comes from the coding sequence ATGACACATTTGACAATTGCAATTGACGGGCCTGCTTCCTCAGGCAAGAGTACGGTCGCTAAGTTATTGGCTGGCCAATTAGGCATTACCTACATTGATACAGGAGCTATGTATCGTGCGGTTACCTTAGCAGCGCAGCGCCAAGGAGTGAGTGTAGACGATCAGGCGGCCTTAGAGAACCTATTAGCCCAGCTTGATTTGTCCTTCCGTCGCCAAGATGGAGTACAACACGTATACCTAGGGGAGGAAGATGTCTCATCTGCTATTCGTAGTGTTGCGGTGACGCAAGCGGTCTCTGAAGTATCAGCTCAGCCCCAAGTTCGTGAGGCTTTGGTTGCCATGCAACAAGCCATGGCCGCCAAAGAATCCGTGGTAATGGATGGCCGCGATATTGGGACGGTGGTTTTACCTAATGCCAGCATTAAGTTTTTCTTCGTCGCTGATGTGGCCGTTCGAGCTGCGCGTCGTTATAAGGAAAACTTAGAGCGGGGCATGACCGATCAAACCTTGGCTGAAATTGAAGCGGATATTGAAGCGCGTGATCTCTATGATAGTACTCGTGAACACAGTCCGCTTAAACAGGCAGAAGATGCTATCTTAGTTGATACCAGCCATGAGACCTTGGATTCACTTTTGACCAAACTTACGGAGATGATTCAAAAGCGAATGTAA
- a CDS encoding FtsW/RodA/SpoVE family cell cycle protein — MRTVRRLNNHSESRIDYGIILNVMILAIIGLASLYATTVMIENKSILPTLYHALWYCIGAIAILVAIQFDSEQYWKLSTIFYGVGLVLLIAVLFFHDRGLAADTGARSWFRLGPISFQPSEIFKIAYIVFMARIITEHNNEYTNRSIKTDWLLLGKILLFAAPALFLIQRQNDLGTNLVLLAITAGMVLMSGISWKILLPITLAVTIVGGVLIYLAAFQRDFLLSTGLVRPYQIARIDSWFRPFDDTRGDAYQLAQSIKAIGSGQLSGKGFGVSQVPVPVRESDFIFTTIGENFGFIGAGVLLFVYFMLIYQMVQTCFETKNEFYTYIATGVITMIMFHILENIGMNIGLLPITGIPLPFVSQGGSALLGNMIGIGLILSMRYHHRSYMFSSQNDSEF, encoded by the coding sequence ATGAGAACAGTGAGACGCCTGAATAACCATTCAGAGTCGCGCATTGACTATGGGATTATCCTGAACGTCATGATTTTGGCCATTATTGGGTTAGCGAGCCTTTATGCCACTACCGTCATGATTGAGAACAAATCCATTTTGCCGACACTCTACCATGCACTCTGGTACTGTATTGGGGCCATTGCTATTTTAGTGGCTATTCAATTTGATAGTGAGCAATATTGGAAGCTATCTACAATCTTTTATGGAGTGGGGCTGGTCCTCTTGATTGCCGTCCTCTTCTTCCACGACCGAGGGTTAGCTGCCGATACAGGGGCACGTTCCTGGTTCCGCTTAGGGCCGATTAGTTTCCAACCTTCGGAAATTTTCAAGATTGCCTATATCGTCTTTATGGCCCGGATTATTACAGAACATAATAATGAATACACCAACCGTAGCATCAAAACAGACTGGTTACTACTAGGGAAAATTCTTCTATTTGCTGCCCCGGCACTTTTCTTGATTCAACGTCAAAATGACTTGGGGACCAACTTAGTCTTGCTAGCTATTACTGCGGGTATGGTGTTAATGTCAGGTATTTCTTGGAAAATCTTATTGCCGATTACTCTGGCCGTTACCATTGTAGGTGGGGTGCTTATTTACTTGGCTGCCTTTCAACGGGACTTCTTGCTAAGTACTGGATTAGTTCGACCATACCAAATCGCCCGGATTGACTCTTGGTTCCGTCCTTTCGATGATACGCGTGGTGATGCCTACCAGTTAGCTCAATCTATTAAAGCCATTGGGTCAGGGCAATTATCTGGTAAGGGCTTTGGAGTCTCTCAAGTCCCTGTACCAGTCCGTGAGTCTGACTTTATCTTTACGACTATTGGTGAGAACTTTGGTTTTATTGGGGCAGGGGTGCTACTCTTTGTCTACTTCATGTTAATTTACCAAATGGTGCAAACTTGTTTTGAGACCAAGAATGAATTTTACACCTATATTGCGACAGGTGTTATTACCATGATTATGTTCCATATTTTGGAAAACATTGGGATGAACATTGGGCTTTTGCCAATTACGGGGATTCCGTTACCTTTCGTCTCACAAGGGGGGTCTGCTCTCCTAGGGAATATGATTGGGATTGGGCTGATTCTGTCCATGCGTTATCACCATCGCTCCTACATGTTCTCTAGCCAGAACGACTCGGAATTTTAA